The following coding sequences lie in one Zingiber officinale cultivar Zhangliang chromosome 2B, Zo_v1.1, whole genome shotgun sequence genomic window:
- the LOC122048492 gene encoding nodulin homeobox-like encodes MGEKKKLKVEEMLCFGVISEGTEEVYLYTSKQRTHQSGSEITASQLKNWVNNRKAKLARAAREARAPSEGDISYPDKSSGPCSSHFCDSPESPTEENYAAPGRGISHQTISRTGSIETRSARCEDMDMSTPTDFVHRSQLNQAPLRSHLFEPGQLVSMEDAEGNLVGKGQIIQVEGRWHGKSLEESGICIVDVTELKVEKWKEVQHPSDAAGHTFEEAMAKNSGTMWVAWDAARLALLP; translated from the exons atgggagagaagaagaagctgaaGGTAGAAGAAATGCTTTGCTTCGGTGTGATTTCAGAAGGAacggaggaagtgtatttatacacttcgaaACAGCGCACGCACCAAAGT gGCTCTGAAATTACAGCATCTCAGCTAAAGAATTG GGTAAACAATAGGAAAGCTAAGCTTGCCCGAGCTGCAAGAGAGGCCCGTGCTCCATCCGAAGGGGATATTTCCTACCCAGACAAGTCGAGCGGTCCATGCTCTTCTCATTTTTGTGATTCCCCTGAGAGCCCCACTGAAGAAAACTATGCTGCCCCCGGTAGAGGAATCTCACACCAAACCATTTCCAGAACAGGTAGCATAGAAACAAGATCAGCCAGATGCGAGGATATGGACATGAGTACACCAACTGATTTTGTCCACAGGTCTCAGCTAAATCAAGCGCCCTTGAGATCTCATTTGTTCGAACCAGGTCAGTTGGTTTCAATGGAAGATGCCGAAGGTAACTTGGTTGGCAAAGGACAGATCATTCAGGTGGAAGGTAGATGGCATGGGAAGAGCTTAGAAGAAAGTGGCATATGCATTGTGGATGTTACAGAGCTCAAAGTTGAGAAATGGAAGGAGGTGCAACACCCTTCCGATGCAGCGGGACATACTTTCGAGGAGGCCATGGCGAAAAACAGCGGCACTATGTGGGTGGCCTGGGATGCAGCAAGGCTTGCTCTGTTGCCTTAG